Part of the Zea mays cultivar B73 chromosome 4, Zm-B73-REFERENCE-NAM-5.0, whole genome shotgun sequence genome is shown below.
TCAATATTTACTGTGACAATTTCTTTTCCAGGTTGTGCTCCAATGCAATGGAATTTCAAGGTCCATATCTCACcagtcaacctgccacacaaataTATTCTAAGCAAACAATGACTAAAATAGTGTTGTAAAAAGATTTCATTCAACAATTAAGAGGTATGAAAACAATATACTATAATTATGATCTGCGCCAAGGCCAAAGCAGTAGAGAACAATATGGGTAGATAGATTTTTACTTGTCAGGAAGATCAAAGAAGACGTTCTTCCCGGCCATAATCTCGTCCACAATCCGTGTACCAAGTTGGCTACCATTGTCGTTGGTGCACATATTAGCTTCATTGCTTGTCGGCTGCAAACCTCCTTGAGTCGTCATCATAGGTCAGGAAAATAGATGCTGACAGGGCAGGGAACGAAAAAATCACTTTTCAACCACTTTTAAAGATTGTGGCAATAACTAACACCTAATGCTACAACTTTAGTGCTATTGCAATATCCGATGTGGCACTAGGGTAATTTTGCAACAACTGTTCTGGTGGTAGCAATAACCCCTTTATCTTGCAACAAAAATCATGGTTATTGCAATGCACAAAAATAGTGGCAAAACGGACCATATcttgcaaccacttttaaaggttGTGGCAATAACTAACACTTAATGCAACAAAAATAGTGTTGTTGCAATATCCGTCGTGGCACATAGTTTTTGTTGCAGACAGCGCGTTATCCTCTACCTTTGAATATGGTCCAAGAAGTtcgtcgcttgtagcttcgatgcattttagccaatcatcatctggttcaataaACTTACCCTcatacctgaaggtat
Proteins encoded:
- the LOC103655144 gene encoding uncharacterized protein; this translates as MMTTQGGLQPTSNEANMCTNDNGSQLGTRIVDEIMAGKNVFFDLPDKLTGEIWTLKFHCIGAQPGKEIVTVNIDKAYVAFYNMVYIKSKLGYSGRDFLFYKKRCGIDRSRLLALDYIHQEEAMLSDNMDERK